TTCTGGTAATATTCCTCGTTGGTCTTTCATTTTAGAAGCCAGTTGCCAAGTACGGCAGATAGTTTCGGCGATGCGCCCCATTCCTTGACTATCCGAACCCATCATGGAAATTGCTCCCATATCGTGCAAAATATCTTCGGCAGCAATAGTTTCGGCTCGAATACGCGAATCGGCAAAAGCAATATCTTCAGGAACTCTAGGATTGAGATGATGACAGACCATCACCATATCTAAATGCTCGTCAAAAGTATTTACCGTATAGGGATTGGTCGGGTTGGTAGAAGAGGGTAAACAGTGAGGATAGGAAGCTACTTTGATAATATCTGGTGCATGACCGCCCCCAGCCCCTTCTGTATGGTACATATGAATAGTACGGCCCGCGATCGCATCTAGCGTATCTTCCACATATCCCGATTCATTAAGAGTATCGCTGTGTAGCTGTACCTGAAAATCGTATTCATCTGCCACCCTTAGACAAGTATCAATGGCAGCAGGCATTGCCCCCCAATCTTCGTGAATCTTCAAACCAATTGCACCACCTTCGATCTGTTCGACTAAACTGGCAGGTAAACTAGAGCTACCCTTACCCAAAAAGCCAAAATTAATCGGAAAGCTTTCTGTGGCTTGCAGCATAATTCCCAAATTTCGCGCCCCACCCGAACAAATTCCCACGGTAACAGGGCCTAAACCACCACCAATCATGGTAGTAATACCGCTAGAAAGAGCTTCAGCGCACAACCCAGCACTATCAAAATGAACGTGACCATCAATACCTCCAGCCGTAGCAATTAAGCCTTCTGCCGAGCGCACATCTGTATTGGCACTGACAATTAAATTAGGTGTGACCCCATCCATAATATCTGGATTACCAGCCTTACCAATGCCGACTATCTTGCCGTCTTTAATGCCCAGATCGGTTTTAATAATGCCCAACATCGCATCCATGACGATGACATTGGTTAGAACTAAATCTAATGCCCCTTGGGCTGCCGTTACCCCTGGTGCTAAACCCAAACCATCCCGTAACGTTTTCCCGCCACCAAAAACACATTCATCACCATAAACCCCTGTATCCGCTTCAATTTCAATAATTATCGAAGTATCTCCCAGACGCAGGCGATCGCCTTTAGTCGCACCGAATAGTTCTCCGTAACGTTCGCGGTTTATTCTCATGGTTTGGTTAGTCGTTAATGGTCAATGGTAGGGGCGATTCGCCCTTATAGTTATTGATAAAAACCCGATTGTTGGGCTTGAGCGATCGCTTGAGCCTTAGTTTCAGGATTATCCAATACACCGTTGGTTAAATTATTAAGTCCGATAACTCGTCTATTTCCTCCAATAGCAACTAGAGTAATTTCTTTGGTATCTCCAGGTTCAAAACGAACTGCCGTCCCCGAAGGAATATCCAAACGAAACCCAAAAGCAGCAGGGCGGTCAAATGCTAAGGCTCGATTGACTTCAAAGAAATGAAAGTGAGAACCTACTTGTATCGGGCGATCGCCTGTATTATCTACCGCGATCGTTTTCTTCTCTCTACCTGCATTAATTTCAATCTCATCCTCTGCAAAAAATATTTCACCTGGAATCATTATTTAGTAGTTAGTGATTAGTGGTTAATGGCAGACCGCTAAAGCGATCTAATCGGATTATGAATACTAATTAACTTTGTGCCATCAAGAAAATGTGCTTCTACTTGAATTAAGGGAATCAATTCTGCTACTCCTGGTAAGACATCATCCATTGTCAGTAATTGGGCCCCCTCACTCATTAATTGAGCTACGGTTTTATCTTCCCTCGCCCCTTCTACCATGACATCGGTAATATAGGCGATCGCTTCAGGGACGTTTAATTTAATCCCTTTTGCTTTACGACGACGAGCAATTTCCGCAGCGGTAAATATCGTCAAGCGCTCCATTTCTTTTGGTGTTAGATACATAAATTTACCATTTTTTATAAGGCAAGAATTTCCCGCACATCACTATTTGGACGCGATCGCCTTTAGGATCTTCTACTTTCTCTACTTCCACCGAAAAGTCGATCGCACTCATAATTCCATCCCCAAATTTTTCATGGACTACCGCTTTGATAGGCATTCCGTATACCTGCATAATTTCGTAAAAACGATAGATCAATGGATCGGTAGGTATTTGAGGATCGAGAGAACCTTTTAGAGGTGCTACGGTAAGAGGTTCAGCCATTGATTCTGGTAAGCCCAAGGTAGTAACGATTTTGGTTGCTTCGTCCATATCTGCACTAGCTTGACGATAGATAACTGAAGCAATCCAGGTTTCATCTTGTCCCACTGCTTTTTCTAAATCCTCAAAGGTAATACCTTTTTCTTTTTTAGCTGCTAATAGTTTTTCAGTAATTTCTGAAATAGGCATAATTCTTGCTCCTTGTTTTTCGTTAATTGGGGAGGGCGAACAACCGTTCGCCCCTACGGTTTAATTCTTAATTTTTCTACCGCCCTAGTTTCTCGATACAAATGGTCTTCCATTTCTTTTTTTAGCTTTGGATAATCGGGATGGTTGGCGACGGTAGTGCGATCGCGAGGACGAGAAAAAGGGACTTCTAAAACTTGGGAAATTTTGGCAGCAGGTCCTTTAGTCATCATGGCAATGCGATCGGACAGCAGCAAAGCTTCTTCAATGCTGTGAGTAATCATCACGGCAGTTTTACGCTGTTTGTTCCAAATATGTTCAATGAATACCCATTTCTGTCAGATCTTCGTCATGTTTACTGGATCTTTGAGCATACCCTCTGTTATGAATTTCTAGTGATCGTCCGTTAGGTGAAAACCACCACAATCCCTACATCTTGAATCTAATTCGCTCAGATTTCCTCGCCAGGAGTTAAGATTAATCCCTTTATCTGTAGCGTTTGTACTTGAGGAAATTACCATAACTGTAACCAATATTTTCGTTATGAGTAATTAGAACCTTTTTTGTATTTCCAGGCTGTAGCAATTTTTACGTAATTTGCATCACCTTATATGTTTACACAGCAAAACAAGCGATTTTGTAGATTTATTTTTTTATAATTACCCCGCTTCTGTCACTCTCGGAAAATAAAACTACAATAGAAAAAGTTCTTGGTAGCTGTGAGGTAGATAGGGTAATAGATGTAGAATTACAGATTCTCAACAGGCGCAAACAAAGGCGCGCTTCCGTATGTAATGCTTTTTGATGCTGAACCATGCGCGGGAGTCTTCTCTCATTTCCTCGCCTCAGACATTTTTATTTTTATATTTAATTGGGTTTAATTGAGACTATGCCAAAATTTTTTTTAAATAAATTCATAAATTCTTTGTTCTCGGCTAACTTCTCGACTAATTATGTCCCTGGCTTGATTTCCTTAACTATCTGTAACTGATAAAGATGCTCCGCTACTAACCAATAACTCAACTATTTCCATTCTGGCGTTGCCAGTGGCATACATCAAAGCAGTCTTACCATTTGGCGTTTGAGCATCGATTTCTGCACCACTTTCGATTAAGTGCATAATTATTTGTAACTTGTCCTCGATTGGTCTGGCATCTTGAATACCTAAGATAGCCGTTTTCATCAAAGGAGTAATGCCATTTTTATCGCTAAAATTAGGATCTGCTCCATGAAGCAATAATAGCTTAACAATATGAGGCATACACCAGAGAATAGCTACTTCTAAAACACTACGCCCCAAACTATTCCTTACATTTGGGTTTGCTCCATATTCTAGTAGTAACC
This DNA window, taken from Pleurocapsa sp. FMAR1, encodes the following:
- the ureC gene encoding urease subunit alpha, with the translated sequence MRINRERYGELFGATKGDRLRLGDTSIIIEIEADTGVYGDECVFGGGKTLRDGLGLAPGVTAAQGALDLVLTNVIVMDAMLGIIKTDLGIKDGKIVGIGKAGNPDIMDGVTPNLIVSANTDVRSAEGLIATAGGIDGHVHFDSAGLCAEALSSGITTMIGGGLGPVTVGICSGGARNLGIMLQATESFPINFGFLGKGSSSLPASLVEQIEGGAIGLKIHEDWGAMPAAIDTCLRVADEYDFQVQLHSDTLNESGYVEDTLDAIAGRTIHMYHTEGAGGGHAPDIIKVASYPHCLPSSTNPTNPYTVNTFDEHLDMVMVCHHLNPRVPEDIAFADSRIRAETIAAEDILHDMGAISMMGSDSQGMGRIAETICRTWQLASKMKDQRGILPEDSDRHDNQRALRYLAKYTINPARTYGIDRYVGSLEPGKIADIVLWQPGYFGIKPELIIKGGFIAWSPMGESNASLMTCEPIIYRPQWSSFGIAPQATSFSFMTQAAIDKGIPDKLGLQKPALAVSGTRSLSKSDLTHNNICPDIEVDPDTFQVRVDGELAICEPVDRVPLGRLYMFR
- a CDS encoding urease subunit beta, with product MIPGEIFFAEDEIEINAGREKKTIAVDNTGDRPIQVGSHFHFFEVNRALAFDRPAAFGFRLDIPSGTAVRFEPGDTKEITLVAIGGNRRVIGLNNLTNGVLDNPETKAQAIAQAQQSGFYQ
- a CDS encoding urease subunit gamma; amino-acid sequence: MERLTIFTAAEIARRRKAKGIKLNVPEAIAYITDVMVEGAREDKTVAQLMSEGAQLLTMDDVLPGVAELIPLIQVEAHFLDGTKLISIHNPIRSL
- the cynS gene encoding cyanase; the encoded protein is MPISEITEKLLAAKKEKGITFEDLEKAVGQDETWIASVIYRQASADMDEATKIVTTLGLPESMAEPLTVAPLKGSLDPQIPTDPLIYRFYEIMQVYGMPIKAVVHEKFGDGIMSAIDFSVEVEKVEDPKGDRVQIVMCGKFLPYKKW
- a CDS encoding ankyrin repeat domain-containing protein; this translates as MSWIIFNVVEKIRPYSQREESRLAKAVAANDVAALKKLLEQGVDPNTKIVGQASQSLIFSAFEKVWFTLPQELISDRSRSSYYITAKEKCLRLLLEYGANPNVRNSLGRSVLEVAILWCMPHIVKLLLLHGADPNFSDKNGITPLMKTAILGIQDARPIEDKLQIIMHLIESGAEIDAQTPNGKTALMYATGNARMEIVELLVSSGASLSVTDS